From the genome of Candidatus Krumholzibacteriia bacterium, one region includes:
- a CDS encoding thiolase family protein, whose amino-acid sequence MSEIKIKTAAMTRIGRHDGDFRSLLARAAALALDGIDPGRIRAVFFSSFAPTELCAIADPAGLAGEVLRAVAPGLRAPVLGPFLTGAEAIHRALQSADRTPGDVLLVGCEKMTHLDAGAAAGMLAPRVSDAVEQRHGATLPALAALATSTYHTAHRVPQRAFDEVAIKNHRHGALNPLAHFRKPITAQDVRRSPVVADPLRRHHCAPMSDGAAACVLSSDEGAVRLTGWGAAMDTPRFHERLRPGEFHAAARAARAAFAMAGRTPRDVQVVEIHDAFAPFELMNLEAMGFFALGDAWRALARDELSVGGRLAVNPSGGMKARGHPIGVCGLTSLVEIHQQLTGTAGERQQAGARMAAIQSAGGVSRDCYVFTAEAAS is encoded by the coding sequence GTGAGCGAAATCAAGATCAAAACGGCGGCCATGACGCGCATCGGCCGTCACGATGGTGACTTTCGCTCGCTCCTTGCCCGGGCGGCCGCGCTGGCGCTCGACGGAATCGACCCCGGCCGCATCCGGGCGGTCTTTTTTTCGTCCTTCGCACCCACGGAGTTGTGCGCCATCGCCGATCCCGCCGGCCTCGCCGGCGAGGTGCTGCGTGCGGTGGCACCGGGCCTTCGTGCCCCCGTTCTCGGTCCGTTCCTCACCGGCGCGGAGGCGATCCATCGCGCGCTCCAGAGCGCGGATCGAACGCCGGGGGACGTCCTGCTGGTGGGGTGCGAGAAGATGACTCACCTCGACGCCGGCGCGGCCGCGGGAATGCTGGCCCCGCGCGTGTCCGACGCGGTCGAGCAGCGTCACGGCGCCACGCTTCCTGCGCTGGCGGCCCTCGCCACCAGCACCTACCACACCGCGCACCGCGTGCCGCAACGCGCATTCGACGAAGTTGCCATCAAGAATCACCGTCACGGTGCGTTGAATCCGCTGGCCCACTTCCGCAAACCGATTACCGCGCAGGATGTGCGGCGCAGTCCGGTGGTGGCCGATCCCCTGCGCCGTCACCACTGCGCGCCGATGTCCGACGGGGCGGCCGCGTGCGTTCTTTCGAGTGACGAAGGGGCGGTGCGCCTCACCGGATGGGGTGCGGCCATGGACACGCCGCGCTTTCACGAACGCCTGCGGCCGGGCGAGTTCCACGCCGCGGCGAGAGCCGCGCGCGCGGCGTTCGCCATGGCCGGACGGACGCCCCGCGACGTGCAGGTGGTTGAAATCCACGACGCCTTCGCCCCCTTTGAACTGATGAACCTCGAGGCGATGGGTTTCTTTGCGCTCGGCGATGCGTGGCGCGCCCTCGCGCGCGACGAGTTGTCGGTCGGAGGCCGGCTGGCGGTGAATCCGTCTGGCGGCATGAAGGCGCGCGGACATCCTATCGGTGTGTGTGGACTGACGTCCCTGGTGGAGATCCACCAGCAGCTGACCGGCACGGCCGGCGAGCGGCAACAGGCCGGTGCGCGCATGGCCGCCATCCAGAGCGCCGGTGGTGTGTCACGCGACTGCTACGTGTTCACGGCCGAGGCAGCTTCATGA
- a CDS encoding ABC transporter substrate-binding protein: MTIVRRILRCPGVLCTALLVLAAPTRPASGDAGLDARTLVVGTRAEPRTLNPIAITASEGHQIAGLVFLKLLEEQDDFMSFGPQLAESWSTSNDGLAVTFLLRADARWSDGTPVTAEDVRFTWQVHTDTTVAWPSASIKAKIRDVEVRGARTVVFHYTERYLYQVMDANDGVILPRHLLDSVPRAELKNAPFGRAPTGNGPYRLAGWESGQYIALEANPAYHGAAPAVTRVIFKFVPDAVTLVGQLKAREIDLLESVQPGDVASIRERRPDAVIHTVPSRRMSFIVWNTTRVPFDDREVRRALTMGIDREELIRTVWGGYAQECTSPIVPLLWAHDPDIAALPFDPARARAVLAERGYRDGNGDGVLERDGVPLEVELVVNDAQNRVDVVTIVQAQLKRIGVKVNLRVMEFGAYQDRVLAADFDGAFVEWKVQTRVDLTSMFHSRSKRPQGFNFGAYANPEVDRLIEAARAVPDMAGAKHLWDEVQRLVYEDQPYTFIAVPQEITAVSNRFCNVKPSAISFFVNLHAWRIAPDCGP; encoded by the coding sequence ATGACAATCGTTCGCCGCATACTCCGCTGCCCGGGCGTGCTGTGTACGGCCTTGCTCGTGCTGGCGGCGCCGACACGGCCTGCGTCCGGCGACGCAGGCCTCGATGCGCGCACCCTGGTGGTGGGAACGCGCGCCGAGCCGCGCACGCTCAACCCGATTGCCATCACCGCGTCGGAAGGCCACCAGATTGCGGGACTGGTTTTCCTGAAACTGCTCGAGGAACAGGACGACTTCATGTCCTTTGGACCGCAACTGGCGGAGTCGTGGTCGACCAGCAACGACGGGCTCGCGGTGACCTTCCTGCTGCGCGCCGACGCGCGCTGGTCGGACGGAACCCCGGTTACCGCGGAGGACGTCCGCTTTACCTGGCAGGTTCACACCGACACCACCGTGGCCTGGCCCAGCGCCAGCATCAAGGCGAAGATCCGCGACGTCGAGGTGCGCGGTGCCCGCACGGTGGTGTTCCACTACACCGAGCGTTACCTCTACCAGGTCATGGATGCCAACGACGGCGTCATCCTGCCCCGCCACCTGCTGGACAGCGTGCCGCGAGCGGAACTCAAGAACGCCCCCTTCGGCCGCGCGCCGACCGGCAACGGCCCCTACCGCCTGGCGGGCTGGGAATCCGGGCAGTACATCGCGCTGGAGGCGAATCCCGCTTACCACGGTGCGGCGCCCGCGGTCACGCGTGTGATCTTCAAGTTCGTTCCCGACGCGGTGACACTGGTGGGGCAGCTGAAGGCGCGCGAAATCGACCTGCTCGAGTCCGTGCAGCCCGGGGACGTTGCGTCCATCCGCGAGCGGCGGCCGGACGCGGTCATTCATACCGTGCCGTCGCGGCGCATGAGCTTCATCGTGTGGAACACCACGCGCGTTCCTTTCGACGACCGCGAGGTGCGGCGCGCGCTCACCATGGGCATCGATCGGGAGGAGCTGATCCGGACAGTGTGGGGCGGCTACGCACAGGAGTGCACGAGCCCCATCGTACCCCTGCTGTGGGCCCACGACCCGGACATCGCGGCGCTCCCGTTCGATCCGGCGCGGGCACGGGCGGTGCTCGCGGAGCGCGGCTACCGCGATGGCAACGGCGATGGCGTTCTGGAGCGGGACGGCGTGCCGCTGGAGGTCGAACTTGTGGTGAATGACGCCCAGAACCGCGTCGACGTGGTGACCATCGTGCAGGCGCAGCTCAAACGCATCGGCGTGAAGGTGAACCTGCGCGTCATGGAATTCGGAGCCTACCAGGATCGCGTTCTGGCGGCGGACTTCGACGGGGCATTCGTGGAGTGGAAGGTGCAGACCAGGGTGGATCTGACGAGCATGTTCCACTCCCGGTCGAAGCGTCCGCAGGGGTTCAACTTCGGCGCCTACGCGAATCCGGAGGTGGACCGGCTCATCGAGGCGGCACGCGCCGTGCCCGACATGGCGGGAGCAAAGCACCTGTGGGACGAGGTGCAGCGGCTGGTGTACGAGGATCAGCCCTACACGTTCATCGCGGTCCCGCAGGAAATCACCGCGGTTTCCAATCGTTTCTGCAACGTGAAACCCAGCGCGATCAGTTTCTTCGTGAACCTCCACGCCTGGCGGATTGCCCCGGACTGCGGGCCTTGA
- a CDS encoding glycosyltransferase family 2 protein: MTHVAGAVPGVSALVIAQDAGAQIDRCVASLSFADEIVVVDGGSVDDTAGRARARGARVIANPWPGFAAQRRFALQQARHAWVFACDADEEVTAELATAIRRVVDGNTGAAGYRVHRRNQFLGAWVDRGPWTDDWQLRLARRDAVRVTDAAVHEGYLVNGPVAKLDPPLNHYTHPTIAESVRRMSVYTSLEAPGRARRRRVGVLDPLVAPAGVFFNYYVLKGCWRAGVRGYLLAATTAMYKSVLYVKTRALQDPSAQDGRASR, encoded by the coding sequence GTGACCCACGTCGCCGGCGCCGTTCCCGGTGTGTCCGCGCTGGTGATCGCCCAGGACGCCGGCGCGCAGATCGATCGTTGCGTCGCCAGCCTCTCCTTCGCCGACGAGATCGTGGTGGTGGACGGAGGGTCGGTCGATGATACCGCCGGGCGGGCACGGGCGCGCGGCGCGCGCGTCATCGCCAACCCGTGGCCCGGGTTCGCCGCGCAACGGCGTTTCGCCCTGCAGCAGGCGCGTCACGCCTGGGTGTTCGCGTGCGATGCGGACGAGGAAGTAACCGCCGAGCTCGCCACCGCGATTCGCCGCGTCGTAGACGGAAACACCGGCGCCGCCGGCTACCGGGTTCATCGCCGCAACCAGTTCCTGGGGGCGTGGGTCGACAGGGGGCCGTGGACGGACGACTGGCAGCTGCGACTGGCGCGGCGCGACGCGGTGCGTGTCACCGACGCCGCCGTCCACGAGGGCTACCTGGTGAACGGGCCGGTGGCGAAACTGGATCCGCCCCTGAACCATTACACCCACCCGACCATCGCCGAGAGTGTGCGCCGCATGAGCGTGTATACTTCTCTGGAGGCGCCCGGTCGCGCCCGCCGGCGCAGGGTCGGGGTGCTGGATCCCCTGGTCGCACCCGCCGGTGTGTTCTTCAATTACTACGTGCTCAAAGGATGCTGGCGTGCGGGTGTGCGCGGTTACCTGCTGGCGGCAACCACCGCCATGTACAAGTCCGTTCTATACGTGAAAACGCGCGCGTTGCAGGATCCGTCCGCGCAAGACGGGCGGGCATCAAGATGA
- a CDS encoding matrixin family metalloprotease, which translates to MSITRRSLFLTAMLAATVAGCGSEDPTRFGRPPVVNSYAPTDRHLSAFVGDTLRFSVRATDPDRDAVTTAFTVDGGMAGVGAPWFYAVLDTGCVTVRGSVSDGEFVSYIEWTVERHQPINYPPAIGAIQPIEPSPTLIIGNSMSFAIVASDPDEDELAYTFTVNDSLVSDTRQFSYLASSIGSKLVRATVTDGELYASHEWNLRVTTIPDTIAPARVEITGSGTGNEPGEVYVAWTAVGRDGMLGVPSEYQVRTAPNPILTEGDWTRGSQRPGVPAPAQPGTPMSMMVGGLLPARTTYLAVRAIDDFGNISPLGDSPVAVTRGMRVSGSVVNTETGLPVEGAVVRIGLFTTGTAPDGSWTLSELPPIDDLLNAGDTPPTGVGEYFDLSLPYVVTHLAVTPLYVIPNRALGTANYADFLQFFRSMTDVAGNPFGTKQRRWELPIDLYVRAYEKDGLDYKETVERVAAEFDAILGTQVFNVSTNRTGTGVETIYLDGLFQDNYGVKEWTSDWYPYLALIEFRTVYTPATAHVLERTIRHELGHALGLNHSSSYTHLMVGGVAPQVNQFSEDEIAVIRCLYNIPRGFDNRLFLRR; encoded by the coding sequence ATGTCAATCACCCGCCGATCTCTTTTTCTTACCGCCATGCTCGCCGCGACCGTCGCGGGCTGCGGCTCGGAGGATCCGACCCGGTTCGGCCGCCCGCCGGTGGTGAATTCCTATGCGCCCACCGATCGGCACCTGAGCGCCTTCGTGGGTGACACCCTGCGGTTCTCGGTTCGCGCCACCGACCCGGACCGGGACGCGGTGACCACGGCCTTCACCGTGGACGGCGGCATGGCAGGGGTGGGGGCCCCGTGGTTCTACGCGGTGCTGGACACCGGTTGCGTGACCGTGCGCGGTTCGGTGAGCGACGGTGAGTTTGTCTCCTACATCGAGTGGACCGTCGAGCGCCACCAGCCCATCAATTACCCGCCGGCGATCGGGGCGATCCAGCCCATCGAACCCAGCCCGACGCTGATCATCGGCAATTCCATGTCCTTTGCCATCGTGGCGAGCGATCCCGATGAGGACGAACTGGCGTACACGTTCACGGTCAACGACTCGCTGGTGTCCGATACCCGCCAGTTCTCGTATCTTGCATCCTCGATCGGCTCGAAGCTCGTGCGTGCCACCGTGACCGACGGCGAATTGTACGCGAGTCACGAGTGGAACCTCCGCGTCACCACCATTCCCGACACCATCGCACCGGCGCGCGTGGAGATCACCGGGTCCGGCACCGGCAACGAGCCCGGCGAGGTGTACGTGGCGTGGACGGCGGTGGGGCGCGATGGCATGCTGGGGGTTCCCTCCGAGTACCAGGTACGCACCGCGCCCAACCCGATTCTCACCGAGGGTGACTGGACCCGGGGCAGCCAGCGGCCCGGCGTTCCGGCGCCGGCGCAGCCCGGGACGCCGATGTCCATGATGGTGGGGGGGCTGCTTCCCGCGCGCACCACCTACCTCGCCGTGCGTGCGATCGACGACTTCGGCAATATTTCACCGCTTGGTGACAGCCCGGTGGCGGTAACGCGCGGCATGCGCGTGAGCGGGTCGGTCGTCAACACCGAAACCGGACTGCCGGTGGAGGGGGCCGTGGTACGTATCGGGCTGTTTACCACCGGCACCGCGCCGGACGGTTCGTGGACGCTCAGCGAACTTCCTCCCATCGACGATCTGCTCAACGCGGGTGACACCCCGCCGACCGGTGTCGGGGAGTACTTCGATCTTTCGCTGCCCTACGTGGTGACACACCTGGCGGTGACGCCCCTGTACGTGATACCAAACCGCGCCCTGGGCACGGCCAACTACGCGGACTTCCTCCAGTTCTTCCGCTCCATGACCGATGTCGCGGGGAATCCCTTCGGCACGAAGCAGCGGCGCTGGGAGCTCCCCATCGATCTGTACGTCCGCGCCTACGAGAAGGACGGGTTGGACTACAAGGAGACCGTCGAACGGGTCGCCGCCGAGTTCGATGCCATCCTGGGGACGCAGGTCTTCAACGTCTCGACGAACCGGACCGGCACCGGTGTGGAGACCATCTACCTCGACGGGCTCTTCCAGGACAACTACGGGGTGAAGGAGTGGACCAGCGACTGGTATCCGTACCTGGCTCTAATCGAGTTTCGGACCGTCTACACGCCCGCCACCGCCCACGTCCTGGAGCGGACCATCCGCCACGAACTTGGCCACGCGCTGGGACTCAACCACAGCTCGTCGTACACGCACCTCATGGTGGGCGGGGTTGCCCCGCAGGTGAACCAGTTCAGCGAAGACGAGATTGCGGTGATCCGGTGCCTCTACAACATCCCGCGCGGTTTCGACAACCGCCTCTTCCTCCGCCGCTGA
- a CDS encoding divergent PAP2 family protein, producing the protein MIHRIAIAALIAGLTAQLLKVVIEMLRTGRLNFLRFFDNGGMPSSHTALVTALTIGVGRYAGISSPLFAITFLFSLYFVFEAAGLRQEVGKQARLLNELADELRQTHHLDRKRLKELVGHTWNEVFGGFLFGVLVAAVAFR; encoded by the coding sequence ATGATCCACCGTATTGCGATCGCCGCCCTGATTGCCGGACTCACCGCCCAGCTGTTGAAGGTGGTGATCGAGATGCTGCGGACCGGTCGGCTGAATTTCCTGCGCTTTTTCGACAACGGCGGCATGCCGTCCTCCCACACCGCCCTGGTGACGGCCCTTACCATCGGGGTGGGCCGCTACGCGGGTATTTCGTCGCCACTCTTCGCCATTACCTTCCTCTTCAGCCTCTATTTCGTCTTCGAGGCGGCCGGATTGCGCCAGGAGGTCGGCAAGCAGGCGCGCCTGCTGAACGAGCTGGCCGACGAGCTGCGCCAGACCCACCACCTGGACCGCAAGCGCCTCAAGGAGCTGGTGGGGCACACCTGGAACGAGGTCTTCGGGGGCTTCCTGTTCGGTGTCCTGGTGGCCGCGGTGGCCTTCCGGTAG
- a CDS encoding C25 family cysteine peptidase produces MDSFPLRLRPVFFIVVMIAALCGPAGTRAAEIVYTLELRAAEVSIRHLASGDLAHIDDERYASTSDVGLPQVPVRIVSLLLPPGATVDGFTCDASAPAVLATSIDPYLVPEAVSTDGSRGEGPAATTWSGGSYPEASAVYLGTGYLHGHAIASFALYPVRIAGGAVTVSEHMTLRVRTGNGGPEMHVVSRLRYNEQRDADVRARIGALVENPEAMSAYTIGSVRVADRRGGFKPTSFPSLEGSPVDYVIVTNDSLADEFQVLADWKTAKGIPTVIRTTEWIAANYPNGVDLAETIRTFVLDAYQYWGIKYLLLGGDTDQVPARLGATTFFGAKAIPVDMYFGCLDGDWNADHDALFGEPGATDQTDLYQEVYVGRLPATSSVVAATLVGKVISYETPLDASYTGKVLLLGEVLFPIDWTSGQAVTQDGAGIAEFLKLLAFTDPSLTLTRMYENYEPYPGALPETAVSAIDSIESGYDHVNHIGHGFRFNMSVGAGNIVNADADAMVNPNRFTNLYLLNCTGVAFTYFCLGEHFLVNPNGGAVSVVGANESAYPLLSQPYMNDYYDLLFNQGVTNIGETFVRSREPRTPVAQTGDNGELWTHYIYCMLADPEMPLWTRPVQPLVVNYTGALGLGTTPITVTVSDAGGPVAGARVCLSKDDDDYEVGLTDGAGSVTLTMTAESAGNVSVVASAPNRATHVGAIPVSPGAGAYVSFAGCEVGDDSTATTSGNGDGVIGAGEVLELTASVRNTGLSAAQNVTLALRTSYVGFVVEDSLAAVGIVPAGGTVAATDPFRIRIDPSLPDELPVLFTLEVRDNGVPLWTDRFTRLVHTPRLEFVVLRVDDSASGNGDGVVDAGEDFRLYYDVKNFGTGAAHGLTARLTDLGGAFVFTDSVDTYPELPSIGEAENTNGFLLRENSVAVPHTLKLEVADAYGQVWTKLFELRAPVPPLTLKFDPSLGADRLKISWDASASADAVGYRVLSSPFPGGPYSVMTPDPVHHTTFLSGGLQPTTRYYMRVTTIDASGNESAPSPEFSGSTNPKQAEGWPIAMAVETVCSPVVGDIDGDNDFEIIQGNNKLYAWHHNGVEVRDADLNAQTWGLFSTLGSNYVAHVGLADMDAVPGMEILAASRDTKQVIVFSYTGNPIAGWPQTVLNPIRAAVVAGDINNDGQKEVIALDEKGVLYVWNPDGSEWRNGDNNPATNGVFRTFGGCVYQYTCPAIADIDGDNVNEIVVGTQGDSLYVLNADGSVVPGWPKGFSTDISGSPAVGDIDNDGDLEIVVCEWGGLVWALHHDGTILWNTWFQNQLAFGPSPALGDLDGDGRLEVVLPSKNRNLYAIRWNGSSLPGWPVAYATQLYTESSPVIADIDNDGSLDVLLGDENKYLNAWDASGQLMPGFPLALSDAVRATPLIADVDKDGDTDLVAAGWDKSVYVWDFPSMFNPLKAPWARYHANLFNDGNVATPLPTPVGGASFRYAALGGGMELVWTVPLSASGGLFNVSRAELKDGEPGPYRRVASAVGLSMDGEVRVVDRGVEMGSRYVYRLEGEGGVVNETLAVLVPVTIAKLGQNYPNPFNPVTTIEYWVPGGSRNRVSLVIYDVRGARVRTLVDREKAAGRYAAQWDGRNDAGAPVSSGVYFYRMVAGGFENTRRMVLLK; encoded by the coding sequence GTGGACTCCTTCCCGCTTCGCCTGCGTCCGGTCTTCTTCATTGTAGTAATGATCGCTGCCCTGTGCGGGCCCGCCGGCACACGGGCTGCGGAGATTGTGTATACGCTCGAACTTCGCGCGGCCGAAGTCTCCATCCGGCATCTCGCCAGCGGCGATCTCGCGCATATCGACGACGAACGCTACGCCTCCACCAGCGATGTGGGTCTCCCGCAGGTACCGGTCCGCATCGTCAGCCTCCTGCTCCCGCCGGGTGCGACCGTCGACGGCTTCACCTGCGATGCATCCGCGCCCGCGGTGCTCGCGACGTCGATCGACCCGTACCTGGTGCCGGAGGCCGTTTCCACCGATGGCTCCCGCGGCGAAGGGCCGGCCGCGACCACGTGGAGCGGCGGCAGCTACCCGGAGGCGTCGGCGGTGTATCTCGGCACCGGTTACCTGCACGGCCACGCCATCGCCAGTTTCGCGCTTTACCCGGTGCGCATTGCCGGTGGCGCGGTCACGGTGAGTGAGCACATGACACTGCGGGTGCGCACCGGCAACGGCGGGCCGGAGATGCATGTCGTCTCGCGTCTGCGCTACAACGAGCAGCGCGACGCCGACGTCCGCGCGCGCATCGGTGCGCTGGTCGAGAATCCGGAGGCGATGAGCGCTTACACCATTGGCTCGGTGCGTGTCGCGGACAGGCGTGGCGGATTCAAACCCACGTCATTCCCCTCGCTGGAGGGAAGCCCGGTGGACTACGTCATCGTCACCAACGATTCGCTGGCGGACGAGTTCCAGGTGCTGGCGGACTGGAAGACGGCGAAGGGAATTCCCACCGTGATTCGCACCACCGAGTGGATTGCGGCCAACTACCCCAACGGTGTCGATCTCGCGGAGACCATTCGCACCTTCGTTCTGGATGCCTATCAATACTGGGGCATCAAGTACCTGCTGCTGGGCGGCGACACCGACCAGGTGCCGGCCCGCCTGGGCGCCACCACGTTCTTCGGCGCCAAGGCGATCCCGGTTGACATGTACTTCGGCTGTCTGGACGGCGACTGGAACGCGGACCACGACGCGCTGTTCGGCGAGCCCGGTGCCACCGACCAGACCGACCTCTACCAGGAGGTCTACGTGGGGCGGCTGCCGGCGACCTCGTCCGTGGTGGCGGCAACGCTGGTGGGGAAGGTCATCAGCTACGAAACGCCGCTGGATGCGTCGTACACCGGCAAGGTGCTCCTGCTGGGTGAAGTGCTGTTCCCGATCGACTGGACCTCCGGCCAGGCCGTCACCCAGGACGGTGCCGGCATCGCCGAATTCCTCAAGCTGCTCGCTTTCACCGATCCGTCGCTCACACTCACACGCATGTACGAGAACTACGAGCCCTACCCGGGCGCATTGCCGGAGACGGCGGTCTCGGCCATCGACTCCATCGAGAGTGGGTACGACCACGTGAACCATATCGGTCACGGCTTCCGCTTCAACATGTCGGTGGGTGCGGGGAATATCGTGAATGCGGATGCGGACGCGATGGTGAATCCCAACCGCTTCACCAACCTGTATCTGCTCAATTGTACCGGCGTTGCCTTCACCTATTTCTGTCTCGGCGAGCACTTCCTGGTGAATCCCAACGGCGGCGCCGTGTCGGTGGTGGGGGCCAATGAGAGCGCCTACCCGCTGCTCTCGCAGCCGTACATGAACGACTACTACGACCTGCTCTTCAACCAGGGTGTCACCAACATCGGCGAGACTTTCGTGCGTTCCCGCGAACCGCGCACACCCGTCGCGCAGACCGGTGACAACGGCGAGCTGTGGACGCACTACATCTACTGCATGCTGGCCGACCCCGAGATGCCGCTGTGGACGAGGCCGGTGCAGCCCCTTGTCGTGAACTACACCGGTGCGTTGGGGCTGGGCACCACGCCCATCACGGTTACCGTCTCCGACGCTGGCGGCCCCGTGGCCGGTGCGCGCGTGTGTCTCTCCAAGGACGACGACGACTACGAAGTGGGTCTCACCGACGGCGCCGGATCGGTGACGCTCACCATGACCGCCGAGTCGGCCGGCAACGTCTCGGTGGTGGCCAGCGCACCCAACCGCGCCACGCACGTGGGCGCCATTCCCGTCAGCCCCGGCGCGGGTGCTTACGTGAGCTTCGCCGGGTGCGAGGTGGGGGATGACTCCACCGCGACCACCAGCGGCAACGGTGATGGCGTGATCGGGGCGGGAGAAGTGCTCGAACTCACGGCCTCGGTCAGGAATACCGGACTGTCGGCCGCGCAGAACGTCACCCTTGCGTTGCGCACCTCCTACGTCGGTTTCGTGGTGGAGGACAGCCTGGCGGCCGTGGGCATCGTGCCGGCGGGCGGGACGGTCGCCGCCACCGATCCGTTCCGTATCCGTATCGATCCCTCGCTGCCGGACGAACTGCCGGTGCTGTTCACGCTCGAGGTGCGCGACAACGGGGTGCCGCTGTGGACGGATCGCTTTACGCGTCTGGTGCATACACCGCGGCTCGAGTTCGTGGTGCTGCGTGTCGACGATTCGGCGAGCGGCAACGGAGACGGCGTGGTCGACGCGGGCGAGGACTTCCGTCTCTACTACGACGTGAAGAACTTCGGCACCGGGGCCGCCCACGGGCTCACCGCTCGTCTGACCGACCTCGGCGGTGCGTTCGTGTTCACCGACAGCGTGGACACGTACCCGGAGTTGCCCAGCATCGGCGAGGCGGAGAACACAAACGGATTCCTCCTGCGGGAGAACAGTGTCGCGGTGCCCCACACGCTCAAGCTGGAAGTAGCCGACGCATACGGACAGGTGTGGACCAAGCTCTTCGAGCTGCGCGCACCCGTACCACCGCTCACGCTGAAGTTCGATCCGAGCCTGGGCGCGGATCGTCTCAAGATTTCCTGGGACGCGAGCGCATCCGCTGACGCCGTCGGTTACCGGGTGCTATCGTCGCCGTTCCCGGGCGGGCCGTACTCGGTGATGACGCCCGACCCGGTGCACCATACGACATTCCTCAGCGGCGGGCTCCAGCCCACCACCCGCTATTACATGCGCGTGACCACCATCGATGCCTCGGGTAACGAGAGCGCGCCTTCCCCGGAGTTCAGCGGCAGCACGAATCCGAAGCAGGCGGAGGGTTGGCCCATCGCCATGGCGGTGGAAACCGTGTGTTCTCCGGTGGTGGGCGATATCGACGGCGACAACGACTTCGAAATCATACAGGGCAACAACAAGCTCTACGCCTGGCATCATAACGGGGTGGAGGTACGCGACGCTGACCTCAACGCGCAGACGTGGGGTCTGTTCAGCACCCTGGGAAGCAACTACGTGGCACACGTCGGCCTGGCCGACATGGACGCGGTACCGGGAATGGAAATCCTGGCCGCGTCGCGCGACACCAAACAGGTGATTGTCTTCAGCTACACCGGCAACCCGATCGCCGGCTGGCCGCAGACCGTGTTGAATCCGATACGCGCCGCGGTGGTGGCGGGCGATATCAACAACGACGGCCAGAAGGAAGTCATCGCGCTCGACGAGAAGGGCGTTCTCTACGTGTGGAATCCAGATGGCAGCGAATGGCGCAATGGCGACAACAACCCCGCAACCAACGGCGTGTTCCGCACCTTCGGCGGATGCGTCTATCAGTACACCTGCCCGGCCATCGCGGATATCGACGGCGACAACGTCAATGAAATCGTGGTGGGGACGCAGGGTGACTCCCTGTACGTGCTCAACGCAGACGGCTCGGTGGTGCCGGGGTGGCCGAAGGGATTCAGCACCGACATTTCGGGTAGCCCGGCGGTGGGTGACATCGACAACGACGGAGACCTGGAGATCGTCGTGTGCGAATGGGGCGGCCTGGTGTGGGCGCTTCACCACGACGGCACCATCCTGTGGAATACGTGGTTCCAGAACCAGCTGGCGTTCGGTCCCTCGCCCGCGCTCGGGGACCTCGATGGTGACGGCAGGCTGGAGGTTGTCCTGCCGAGCAAGAACCGCAACCTGTACGCCATCCGCTGGAACGGCAGCAGCCTGCCGGGCTGGCCGGTGGCCTACGCCACCCAGTTGTACACGGAATCGTCTCCGGTCATCGCGGACATCGACAACGACGGTTCACTGGACGTGCTGCTGGGAGACGAGAACAAGTACCTGAACGCGTGGGACGCTTCCGGGCAGCTCATGCCCGGCTTCCCGCTGGCGTTGTCGGATGCGGTTCGCGCCACGCCGCTCATCGCCGACGTCGACAAGGATGGCGATACCGACCTGGTGGCGGCCGGGTGGGACAAGAGTGTCTACGTGTGGGATTTCCCGTCGATGTTCAATCCCCTCAAGGCGCCGTGGGCGCGCTATCACGCCAATCTGTTCAACGACGGCAACGTTGCCACGCCCCTGCCCACACCGGTGGGTGGCGCCTCGTTCCGCTACGCGGCGCTGGGCGGTGGCATGGAGCTGGTGTGGACGGTTCCGCTGAGCGCGAGCGGCGGGTTGTTCAACGTGAGCCGGGCGGAGCTGAAGGACGGCGAGCCGGGCCCGTACCGGCGGGTGGCGAGCGCGGTGGGTCTGTCCATGGACGGTGAGGTGCGGGTGGTGGACCGGGGTGTGGAGATGGGCTCGCGCTACGTCTACCGGCTGGAGGGAGAGGGCGGTGTGGTCAACGAGACGCTGGCGGTGCTGGTACCGGTGACGATCGCGAAGCTGGGCCAGAACTATCCCAACCCGTTCAACCCGGTGACAACAATCGAGTACTGGGTTCCGGGCGGAAGCCGCAACCGGGTGAGCCTGGTGATCTACGACGTCCGGGGTGCGCGGGTGCGCACGCTGGTCGACAGGGAGAAAGCCGCGGGCCGTTACGCGGCGCAGTGGGACGGGCGCAACGACGCGGGTGCGCCCGTCAGTTCCGGCGTCTACTTCTACCGCATGGTGGCGGGTGGTTTCGAGAACACCCGCAGGATGGTCCTTCTGAAATAG